From Megalops cyprinoides isolate fMegCyp1 chromosome 18, fMegCyp1.pri, whole genome shotgun sequence, one genomic window encodes:
- the si:ch211-63p21.1 gene encoding uncharacterized protein si:ch211-63p21.1 isoform X1, whose product MKRRDSDSDGLCSSGENPERNCEMEMGTRCAGMGSVCGCGQGEECVYEQSWCTHCIGSHTQTGTIKWDHCEKHKGLTTRYSEGYGTEEECVLSDPQGESDADADIEDTDSRLQEGGSLQRISSRRRRRQRVARQDTTESEDDGGRSHRAHRWSLRLSPHRAQNRPILEESVSQVRPLVLCRPCGGALQGAPTETPRQGAWSLPAWPLLFLILPVSVIIVLTALLLPLTNT is encoded by the exons ATGAAGCGGCGCGACTCGGACTCCGACGGCCTGTGCTCCTCCGGGGAAAACCCGGAGCGCAACTGCGAG ATGGAGATGGGTACGAGGTGTGCTGGTATGGGCAGCGTTTGTGGGTGTGGCCAgggggaggagtgtgtgtatgagcagaGCTGGTGCACACACTGCAttggctcacacacacagacg ggTACCATCAAGTGGGATCACTGTGAGAAGCACAAAGGGCTGACAACCAGATACTCAGAGGGGTACGGCACAGAG gAGGAGTGCGTCCTGTCTGATCCTCAGGGAGAGAGCGATGCAGACGCTGACATAGAGGACACTGACAGCAG GCTGCAGGAGGGAGGTTCTCTGCAGCGAATCAGCTCACGGAGACGTCGGCGTCAGCGCGTGGCACGGCAGGACACTACAGAGAGTGAGGACGATGGGGGGCGGAGCCACAGGGCTCATCGCTGGAGTCTGCGGCTCAGCCCCCACCGAGCCCAGAACCGGCCCATCCTGGAG GAGAGCGTGTCACAGGTTCGGCCGCTGGTTCTGTGCCGGCCGTGTGGGGGGGCGCTGCAAGGAGCACCGACAGAGACCCCCAGGCAGGGGGCGTGGTCCCTGCCCGCCtggcccctcctcttcctcatcctgcCTGTGTCCGTCATCATCGTCCTCACAGCTTTGCTGCTGCCTCTCACCAATACCTGA
- the LOC118793729 gene encoding complement C1q-like protein 2: MEARLNATETQLQDLKRQNTALEARLNTTERLLEELKSKNRSSVAFSASLVQSGETFRGPFSSDTTLVYKNVFTNIGKAYCPNTGVFTAPLRGVYYFSFSTFGYGSRLSGAVLVKNGRRVVSSYDHKSSDSSDGGGNAAVLHLEAGEQVYMHLWADAQVFDNLNGHTTFSGFLLFPG, encoded by the exons ATGGAGGCCAGGCTGAAcgccacagagacacagctacAGGACCTGAAGAGGCAGAACACGG CCTTGGAGGCCAGGTTAAACACCACTGAGCgtctgctggaggagctgaagagtAAAA ACCGCTCCTCGGTGGCCTTCTCAGCCTCCCTGGTGCAGTCTGGGGAGACATTCAGAGGACCCTTCAGCTCTGACACCACGCTGGTCTACAAAAACGTTTTCACAAACATTGGCAAGGCCTACTGCCCAAACACAG GAGTGTTTACTGCGCCTCTGAGAGGAGTGTACTACTTCAGCTTCTCCACGTTCGGTTACGGTTCGCGGCTCTCCGGCGCCGTCCTGGTGAAGAACGGCCGGCGAGTGGTGTCTTCCTACGACCACAAATCCTCGGACAGCAGCGATGGGGGCGGGAACGCCGCAGTGCTGCACCTGGAGGCGGGAGAGCAGGTGTACATGCACCTGTGGGCCGACGCCCAGGTCTTTGACAATCTGAACGGCCACACAACCTTCAGTGGCTTCCTGCTCTTCCCTGGGTGA
- the si:ch211-63p21.1 gene encoding uncharacterized protein si:ch211-63p21.1 isoform X2, translating into MKRRDSDSDGLCSSGENPERNCEEECVLSDPQGESDADADIEDTDSRLQEGGSLQRISSRRRRRQRVARQDTTESEDDGGRSHRAHRWSLRLSPHRAQNRPILEESVSQVRPLVLCRPCGGALQGAPTETPRQGAWSLPAWPLLFLILPVSVIIVLTALLLPLTNT; encoded by the exons ATGAAGCGGCGCGACTCGGACTCCGACGGCCTGTGCTCCTCCGGGGAAAACCCGGAGCGCAACTGCGAG gAGGAGTGCGTCCTGTCTGATCCTCAGGGAGAGAGCGATGCAGACGCTGACATAGAGGACACTGACAGCAG GCTGCAGGAGGGAGGTTCTCTGCAGCGAATCAGCTCACGGAGACGTCGGCGTCAGCGCGTGGCACGGCAGGACACTACAGAGAGTGAGGACGATGGGGGGCGGAGCCACAGGGCTCATCGCTGGAGTCTGCGGCTCAGCCCCCACCGAGCCCAGAACCGGCCCATCCTGGAG GAGAGCGTGTCACAGGTTCGGCCGCTGGTTCTGTGCCGGCCGTGTGGGGGGGCGCTGCAAGGAGCACCGACAGAGACCCCCAGGCAGGGGGCGTGGTCCCTGCCCGCCtggcccctcctcttcctcatcctgcCTGTGTCCGTCATCATCGTCCTCACAGCTTTGCTGCTGCCTCTCACCAATACCTGA